A window of Gloeothece verrucosa PCC 7822 genomic DNA:
TAAACTGTCTAAATTATCTGGATCTCCATGAACAGCCCAATAAGCTACTGTTGGATATGCTATTCCTAAAAATCCACTAACTTCTTGATAAGTTTTTCCATCATTCATTAGTAATAGTATCAAAATTCTTTCTCTTATATAAGGATTTTCACTTTCTTTTAAAGTTTTAAGTAGTTTTTCTTTTTGTTCTGGAGAAAGGTGATTTTTAGCCGGCATATCTTGAGGGCGAGTATTTATTGGTCTTATCTAAATATTATACAATCTAGCTGCGTAGCAGCTTACCATGCAGTCGTCGAGGGGAACCGCCTTCGCTTGTTCGACTTAGAGGTGTTAAAAACTGATCTTTCAAACTAGGAGCGTAAGCACCCACGAAAACAAGGCGATCACGGAAATTATGTTCTGCAACTTTTCCCTCCATCACATCAGTTATAGAAACGACTTTAAACTTGGCTTTACGCCAGTTGACTAAAATTTGGTAGCCAGAATCGTCAGCTTTAGTATAAGGACCTGAATAATTATTAAAAACATAAAAAGTTTGATCCTGAATTCTTAAATTTTCTCCTTGCTCATCTAATTTTATTAGTATTCCTTTTTGCTTCAAATAAAATTCTGCCAAAGCCCAGGCTAATGAGAAACGGAGGGGATATTTTTCTTAAATCTGACGTTTTAATTTTGTCGCCTAATAGCAGCCTAGAAGCTAATGCTTTTGCGGGAAAAGGAGGAAATATTCAAATTGAAACCAAAGGATTTTTTCCATCTTTAAATAGTCAAATTACAGCAAGCTCTAAACTCGGAATTCAAGGAGCGGTTACAATTAATAATTTTCCTTTTCAAATACAAGGGGAACAAGCGCAGCTTCCTACACAACTATCTTTAGCAGAAATCGCAGCACAAAGCTGTGTAGCTTATAAATCTCATACTTATAAAGTAACCATTCACGGTCAAGGAACAAATCAAGAGGACTTAAGTTCACCGAGAGGCTATAATTTTTTTGATTTAATTCCAGAAGGTCAGGTAGTTGCCGCTCTTAAAACGCCCGATGGGGTCAAACTACTCAATTGTGAGCAATATTGGGAGAAGTTACAGCAACAAGGGCAAGTTCCCGCAGGACTTCAAAATTTAAATCCATGGTAAACTTGTTTAAATCGAAGCGCGGTAAGTTCTGCCCTTGAAAATAATATATCGTCCAATACAAAACTACGACTTTCCCGTTGCTCAATATTTAAGCCCAGTTCAGAGGCTATTTATAAAGTCAATCTTAAGAAACGAGGCGACGCAACATTATCCTTGTCATAACTGCATAAATAGCGGCTTCACTCATTTCTGATAATTTTTCATAATCTTTACTCAAACGACGATACCAGTTAAACCAGCCGAACGTTCGTTCCACAATCCATCTTTTCGGTAAAACTTTAAATTTTTTGTCTGAACGCTTTATTACTTCTACTCTTGCTTGAATCATCAACC
This region includes:
- a CDS encoding CHASE2 domain-containing protein, whose translation is MAEFYLKQKGILIKLDEQGENLRIQDQTFYVFNNYSGPYTKADDSGYQILVNWRKAKFKVVSITDVMEGKVAEHNFRDRLVFVGAYAPSLKDQFLTPLSRTSEGGSPRRLHGKLLRS